CAATAAACGGTGGAGGACTTTGCTTCGGTGTGCCAAGTGTACCGGCCTCCTGTTCCCTGCTGATCCACTCTCTGTAGGCCTGGTCTCTTTCTTTCCGACCCTCTTCACGACCCTCTTCACGACCCTCTTCCCTGTGTCGTTGCTTAATTGATTCGTAAAGCCATCCCATAAAGTCCACTCCTTCTATAAGAGTAAATGTAGCGAAAATCGATGATACACCGATCTTGACAATGTAGTCCAATACAAGCTCGACTGAAAGTACGTAAACCCCGAATTTCCAGATAACAACATGGCCTGCGGCCGTGAGTGCCAGATAGACGACAGTAAACCACCATCGAGTGTTCTCGGGAACTCCCCAGACCGCGACACGGTTTCGAATGCGGTATTCGTCCAATGAGGTTCTCGTGCTAATTGGTTTGCTCCCCATATGGTGTATGAAACATTCGCAAAGGCTCTGACCCGAACGTGGCTTGATGGAACACACTGATCGACTAAATGCAGGATGCCGCATTGACCGATAGGGAACACGCTCTGAGACTCCTTATGCATAAGAGTCGGATTCTTGCTGTTGAATCTAGTGATATTCATGCACTCGCTTCGTTTCATTGGCAGAGCCACTTACGCTCTCAGTCCACATGCCACGTCCGTCAGGCTGTCGTAGTGATGTACGTACTTGACGCCGTCGATTACGAGGCGGTCGGTATGCGGCAGATCCTCCTCCCACGTCATTTCGACGCCCCAGGAGTGGGGCGGCTTCTCCCGCTTTCCCCAGAGGTTTCCGTTGTATCGCCGGAACAGGACCGTGCGGCCCGCGCGGGTGACGAACGCCATGACCAGCACCGCACGTTCGGACGCATCTTCGTCGATGTCGAACACGCGCATGCATTCGAAAGCCCGGTCGCCGATGCGCAATGTGTAAAGGCCGTGCGAGAACACCTGCGGCGCATCCGGGTTTTTCGTCAACGTACCGTCGGCTTGCTCCGAGAGGTAGCCCTTGTCTTCGACATGACGAGCCGACATACCCCAATCCCATCCAAAGTCCTCATCTAGACAGGTCAGCAGTTCCCTGGTGCCATCGGATTTCATGCTCTCGACGGCCAGCCAGTGCACTTCCGTCTCTGTCAGGCGGCCCCAGAACCGGGTATGGCGGGCCATCTTGTCCGGATCGTGGTTGAGCGGAAGTAGGCCTTCCCGGTCCTGATGGCGATGTTCCTCGATCTTGATTTCGACGCATTCCCGTCCGTGTATGATCGCGTGTCGGCGGGCGGCTGCGGTTTTGTCCTCGGTCAACTTCCAGGCCGTTCCATCGCGGGTTGGCTCGTAGTCGGCCCAACAGACCTGCTCGCCGATTTCGGGAACGATGAACCACCAGGCCAGCTCCCGGAAATCGATGGAGAAAGGGGTAC
This region of Gemmatimonadota bacterium genomic DNA includes:
- a CDS encoding RNA polymerase sigma factor, with amino-acid sequence MGFLDDQRLVQRIGSGDEQAFVTLIRRYERSLAALIRDRIGAVDAVEDVLQETLVHAWSGLRDKSPRHVRAWLYQVARNRCADYLRSAQRREQFVDPEELATMLNRFGVPAVRQRRAAKDVVDAFDHVPEKERAALRSFYLDGLSIAEIAARHRCPPGTIKRRLSHGRDMVRTELGVTTNRRSTAMSAESSTGKKGFPELRPHISIEKSTGTPFSIDFRELAWWFIVPEIGEQVCWADYEPTRDGTAWKLTEDKTAAARRHAIIHGRECVEIKIEEHRHQDREGLLPLNHDPDKMARHTRFWGRLTETEVHWLAVESMKSDGTRELLTCLDEDFGWDWGMSARHVEDKGYLSEQADGTLTKNPDAPQVFSHGLYTLRIGDRAFECMRVFDIDEDASERAVLVMAFVTRAGRTVLFRRYNGNLWGKREKPPHSWGVEMTWEEDLPHTDRLVIDGVKYVHHYDSLTDVACGLRA